A window of Quercus robur chromosome 12, dhQueRobu3.1, whole genome shotgun sequence genomic DNA:
tcttagGCCTCTCTTCTCGGGCTAACAGCGCGTCTTCGgcattcatatactttgtggcccTGTAAAACActtccgacatggtctttgggtcgttcttatacagggagaacaaaaacttacccttcttcagcccattcgtgaatgctgcgacaagtatcttatcgtcggcttcgtcgatcgagagtgccTTCTTATTGAAGCGGGATATGTAGGCCTTCAACGTTTCCTCCTCTCGCTGCTtgatactcatcaagcaagccgtagactttttgtaccgatgtcctccgatgaagtgtaCAGTAAATTGagcgcttagctccttgaaggtgctgatggagttgggTGTCAGCTGGCTGAGCCAAATTCTTGCCGCACCCTTCAGCGtcgtagggaaggccctacacatgattgcgtctgctactccttgaaggtgcatcaaggtTTTAAAGGTCTCTAGGTGGTCTAGAGGGTCTCTGACTCCGTCATAACTATCTATCTGCGacatgcggaacttacttggcAGAGGGAAAGAGTTGACGGGCGCAGTGAACAGTGAGTTAGTTCGGTTAACGAGGCCGTCAAGATCGCTGGACACTTgtcccttgagagcgttcatcataacttccatttgttccttcatcacCTACATCTCTGAGATAATAGGTGGCAAAGCCGTATCTGCGAGGGAAGGGAGGCTCACGTTCTGACGCTCTGGTATGCTTGGGGCGTTACTGGCCTGGGGTCCCTCTTGATTCCTTctgtcagcgctggttccttcttgatctgctccttggttgtCCGATGCTGCGTTTTTCTGGCGCAGCTATTCTTCCAGGTCGCGATTTTGCCTGGTAAGGCGTTCCATGGCAACGACAAGAGTTTTAACTTGCTTCTCGAGGGCAGTCGTGAGTGGTTCCTCTTCTTGAATGTCGTTAGCGGTTGCCATTGAGCGGGTGAGCACCATGCAACTTTTGTTCGGGAAGTAGTAATATGACTTTACACTACACGTTTCCCACAAAcgacgccaactgatgatgccgaaaatatcacCAGTAAGCCACACGGTCCTCGCGCGCTCCAAACAGCACTTGcacagcaaaaagaaaggacctagcagagagcaccggtgtggtgccggccaaataccatccgaaggttaagtcagaactattctcacaactctagagtgctagagagggtaaattatgcgtaccttggttcgtgagagtgcttgggtttttatagtagtagaggtTGACCcattttccttggagtagaagtcttttccttataggagtcttcttgggcgtattttgcgggatcctttccatataggaatcccTCTTAGGTTTCTCAAAACGTGGAGGGCAAGTCATTTCCTTATACACGCAAACGTGGTTAGCAAGCATTCTTTGACTAGTGCCGTCAGCTTACATTATGCCTTCAGTCTTCATCCCGTCAGCTTTAGGATCCCTTCAGCTTTATAATCCCGTCAGCCTTTGGATGCCTCTGGTGCCTCTCCCTACAACTTTCGCCCGTTGTCAGTCATTAAATGGGGGCTGACGGCTCAGTAGATCCCATCACCTATAAACCGTCAGCTTATCTTTTATGATCAAtctcttttatccttatcacCTATCAAACTCCGCTTGTCAACCTACACCCAGGAGTCCATGATACCGTTAGTCACCTACATTAACCACCCAACCGAGCCTTATCATGCTGCCAATGGCTGCTCCAAACCCACCTAAAGCTTCACCCATCAACTACTGCTGACCATCACTGGCCATTAAAGCCACCAAACCCCCATCACCATGCATGATAAAAGAGATGAATTGGGTGGAGTGAGTCCATTAGTACACTTCTTCGGTTGAGTGATTGAGTTCATCACTTTGAACCTGTTTAAGGTTTCAAGGAAATAACATTACATAATTAAGCTTGCAAAGATATTTTCCTGAGTAGATGACCTGATTAATTAACAATACATGGCTAAGATATACCTTATATAGTCtactaaattatttaattttcagatGTTTTCTTTGATTATACTGtatctttcctttctctttatTAAAATACTGCATTGTTCTCCTGCCTTATATATGTGTCCAAAATTGCAAAATATGGCACCATGCATTTGTATCAAATAACCCTTATGCTCATATAAATATAACATTAGGCATCGGCCATACGTAAAcaattttgcatatatatatacagatttTCCTTTTGtggttttaattttctatagCATTCATATCAGGGATCATCCGTCAATGAAAAACAATTTGATAGACATTTCTCAAGCTATACATTTCAAATGGGAGAAGAATCTAGGAAATGCAACTACCCAAAAAGAGATTTCAAAAGAGGGAAGGATGCAGTAAATGCACGTGTCCGCTGCCCCATGCTCATCCTGTATGCATCTTGAACAAGTGGCATCACTAATGGACACAAAGGCCAATGAGTTTTCAGATGAAACCACATGTAAGAAAAGGCAGTGCTTGGGAGCTATATTAGTGATGTTGAACTGTTATCTCCTTCATCAAGTTGTGGATGCAACGGTGGACAGCACGCAAGCAGTGAGATGAGTAACGTTTTTAGAGCATGTTCGAGTCATGATTCATTCTCTGAAAACATAGAAAGTAAAGCTACTTTAAGGTCTATGGACGTTTCAGAAAACATTGAGATGCTTGTAAACCACAAATATGGTTTTCCTAAACCACAAATAGTTTATCCTCATACATACTCAAATCATCTACAGAAGTAGAAAGAATTAGAGGGCCTTGGGGATAACATATCGTGCATCAGTAGATCAGACGACACAAAAACTAGTGCTAGTGACATGCAGAATTTATCATGTACTTCAACTGTAATTGATGGTTCTCCTACAAATAGAAAGGCTATAAAtgatcaattttcttttcattatcgGGGTAGTAGTCATTTTGACAAAGTGACCACTAATCATCCTTGGAGGCCAAACAGAGAATCTTCACAGGCAGTAGCGGATTTTTCAATCAGAAATTTCTTCCATAAGAGATTTCTTTGGCTGTGCCAGCTCGCTGAAGGTGTGTCTTTTAGATTCTTCATTAGTTGgtgaatcaattttttcatgataatagatttgaaatttatgtGTTTATTTTCAGGGAGAGCCTTCTGATTGCTTTGAGGAACAGGCGGAatcatcattaaaaaaagtgaCAACATTCAGGGTTGGTGGTCAATTGCAGGATGTGAATATCCATGTCGGATTTGTGAAAGATGATACTGAAATGAATTGTGGAAACCCAGTAATTAAAGCTGGATCATGTTCAGATAAAAAGGTCGAGGTTGGGAATTCTAGCGAGTTGGTTGAGGAACCCCATAAATGGAAGCATCCTTCGCAATCCCAGCTTGCTGGCTATAATGATAAATCAATTACATTGGAGTATGAAGTATGTAATTTTTCCTTCTTGGTATAGTTTACAGCTATATACAATTATGGCATTGAGTGGATTGCTTATCTACCTAATTGAGATATCATGAAATCTAATTCGAATTGTTTATTAAGTTTCTATTTGACTGTTAAAAACTCAAACGATTAAAAAGAAGTTTCAATGAACCTAAAATTGTATCTTTATTTAGCTATA
This region includes:
- the LOC126708483 gene encoding uncharacterized protein LOC126708483; the encoded protein is MDTKANEFSDETTCKKRQCLGAILVMLNCYLLHQVVDATVDSTQAGEPSDCFEEQAESSLKKVTTFRVGGQLQDVNIHVGFVKDDTEMNCGNPVIKAGSCSDKKVEVGNSSELVEEPHKWKHPSQSQLAGYNDKSITLEYEMRVCDICGDAGREELLAICSKCSDGAEHM